In Bacillus sp. Cs-700, one genomic interval encodes:
- a CDS encoding transposase: protein MPRKKRTWFPGAKYHIICRGNRKAPLFEERIDRQKYFQILEQARLTFPFRLHVYCLMTNHVHLSIETFDHPPGEIMKVINSNYARYFNDKYEYTGHVFQGRYKAELLDSIDYEIDVSKYIHLNPVKARMVAKPADYMWSSYCAYISYRKNPHAYPDYILSLFQKPSREAYQRYVENEEPSLPPGLVQQLPEWKGKKVYLLSNLPQ, encoded by the coding sequence ATGCCTCGTAAGAAACGAACCTGGTTTCCTGGTGCAAAGTATCACATTATCTGCCGTGGAAATCGAAAAGCACCGTTGTTTGAAGAACGAATCGATCGTCAAAAGTATTTTCAAATTCTAGAACAAGCTCGTCTCACTTTTCCATTTCGCCTACACGTATACTGTCTCATGACTAACCATGTGCATCTCTCCATCGAAACCTTCGACCATCCCCCTGGTGAAATCATGAAAGTGATCAACTCCAACTATGCTAGATATTTCAACGACAAATATGAGTACACAGGACACGTTTTTCAAGGTCGCTACAAAGCTGAACTGCTAGATTCAATTGATTATGAAATTGATGTAAGTAAATACATTCACCTTAATCCAGTTAAAGCCCGAATGGTTGCTAAACCAGCGGACTATATGTGGAGCAGTTATTGTGCGTATATTTCATATCGAAAGAATCCACATGCTTACCCTGATTACATACTCTCATTGTTTCAAAAACCTTCACGGGAAGCTTATCAGCGCTACGTCGAAAATGAGGAACCATCATTGCCACCAGGTCTTGTGCAACAATTGCCAGAATGGAAAGGAAAAAAGGTTTATCTGCTCTCCAATTTACCGCAGTAA